The Neorhizobium sp. NCHU2750 genome contains the following window.
ACCGGAGGACAAAGGACGGATGAGAATGCGTCCGGGCCCAGCAGTTGGAGATACTGGTACCGTGAACACGCTCTACCGCGCGATATGTAGACCAACGCCCTGCCACGAGCTTTGATCCGGCTTTGTCTGCCTTGGATTGGAGGGTTGTCCCTACCGCACTTCCGGCAATGATGGTGTGCCTCTTCAGAATTGCAGGCTGATGGAAAGCTTGCAGAGACTAGAAAGGCCCGCACCGTCGTTGCTTCAGATGTCCTCGCATTTTCCGGTTGGCCGGAATAGCGACTGGAGGGGTTAGTTCCAGGTACCTTACCGATGACCTCACCTTAGAGAGTGATCTCAATTCGAGGGTCGGCGGACACCCATGGGCACGTGCGACTTTGGGCAAGCCGGGAGATAAGAATATTCGCCGTCATAATCAAGAGGTTTTTTGGGCTCGACCGATTTTTTGCATTGGTCCATAAACAGCGAACAACACGACCGGTTTCGTTCAGTCTTTAGGAGACAGTCCCTTGGACACACTCACCCGCATGCGCGCCTTCATCGACGTGGTTGAAGCCGAGGGCTTTTCGTCCGCGGCGCGGCGCACCGGACGGTCCAAGGCGCTGCTCTCCAAATATGTCCGCGAACTGGAAGACGATCTCGGGGCGCTGCTGCTCAACCGCACGACGCGGCAGTTCTCGCTGACCGAGGCTGGCCATACATACTACCGCAGCGCCTCCGATATCCTGAAGGAGATCGACAACCTTGCCGACCTCGTGCGCGAGGGCAATTCCGACCTCAAGGGGCGCCTGCGCATCTCCGTGCCGCGCACGTTTATCGATGCCGATGTCGGCCAGTGCATGATCGATTTCGCCAAGGCGCATCCGGACGTGCAGCTGGAAATCGTCGCCGACGACCGCTTCGTCGACCTGATCGAGGAGAATTTCGACCTCGCGATCCGCATCACCCGGCTGGAAGATTCCGGCATGATCGCCAAGAAGCTCAACGATTTCCGCGTCCATGCGGTCGCCACCGCCGATATCGTCGCCCAATATGGGCCTCTCGATCATCCGCAGCAGTTGAACAACGTGCCTTTCATCATCGACACCAATTCTCGCTGGCACAACAATATCCGCTTTATCGAGAAGGACGGATCGACGATCTCCGTCGGTGTTTCCGGGCCGATCGAGGTCAACAGTCCGCAGGCGACGCTGCGCGCAGCCCGCGCCGGGCTCGGCATCGCTATCATCCCGGATTTCATTGCCAACCCGCATATCCATTCGGGCGAGCTCGTCACTCTTTTCGACGACTACATCATGAAGGATCGCGGCATCTACGCCGTCTATCCGCACCGCCGCTACCTGCCCGCCAAAGTCAGGAGCTTCGTCGATTTCCTTGCCAACTGGTTCCGCCAGTCGCGCTAGACCGACAGAACACCTGGATCGAGGCAGAGCCGAAATTCCGTCTTATTCGAAGGGCATAGCGTGGAAATATCAACAGGGGCGACGGACCGGATGCGACTGAGCGCAGTTACCATTGCTACGGCTGCATGCTGCCTCATGCCCCTCCCCGCCTTCGCGCATCCGCACATCTTCGTCGAATCGCGCCTGGAAGTGATCGCCGGCACCGATGGCAATGTTCAGGAATTGCGCAATGTCTGGCGCTTCGACGAGGTATTCTCCTCCAGCGTGCTTCTCGACTTCGACAAGAATGCCGACCTCAAGCTGGACGAGCATGAACTTGCAGAGCTCGGCGAGACGATGCGGACCTCGCTCGCCGAGTTTCACTATTTCACCACGCTGACGCTGAATGGCGAGACGATCGGCGTCCGGAAGCCGGATGTCATCCACACCACCTTCAAGGATAACCAGCTTCTCGTCTTCTTCGCCGTCAAGCCCGACAAGCCCATGCCGCTGAAGGGAAAGCTGACCTTCGGCATCTATGACCCGACCATGTATACGGCAGTCGATTTTCCGTCCGATCAGGATCTGGTGGCCGACGGCCCGGCCTTCGCCAAATGCAAGCATCAGGTCGTGCGACCCGACCCGGATCAGGTGATCGCCCAGAACAGCTCGACGCTGACCGACGCCTTCTTCAACGATCCGACAGGCACCGAC
Protein-coding sequences here:
- a CDS encoding DUF1007 family protein; this encodes MPLPAFAHPHIFVESRLEVIAGTDGNVQELRNVWRFDEVFSSSVLLDFDKNADLKLDEHELAELGETMRTSLAEFHYFTTLTLNGETIGVRKPDVIHTTFKDNQLLVFFAVKPDKPMPLKGKLTFGIYDPTMYTAVDFPSDQDLVADGPAFAKCKHQVVRPDPDQVIAQNSSTLTDAFFNDPTGTDMTKLFATRLELSC
- a CDS encoding LysR family transcriptional regulator produces the protein MDTLTRMRAFIDVVEAEGFSSAARRTGRSKALLSKYVRELEDDLGALLLNRTTRQFSLTEAGHTYYRSASDILKEIDNLADLVREGNSDLKGRLRISVPRTFIDADVGQCMIDFAKAHPDVQLEIVADDRFVDLIEENFDLAIRITRLEDSGMIAKKLNDFRVHAVATADIVAQYGPLDHPQQLNNVPFIIDTNSRWHNNIRFIEKDGSTISVGVSGPIEVNSPQATLRAARAGLGIAIIPDFIANPHIHSGELVTLFDDYIMKDRGIYAVYPHRRYLPAKVRSFVDFLANWFRQSR